The following coding sequences lie in one Aspergillus luchuensis IFO 4308 DNA, chromosome 8, nearly complete sequence genomic window:
- a CDS encoding ankyrin repeat domain-containing protein (InterPro:IPR002110,IPR036770,IPR020683;~PFAM:PF00023,PF12796;~go_function: GO:0005515 - protein binding [Evidence IEA]), with amino-acid sequence MAPGEAFVEAFHDACFDGDLLKTQEALDNGQLSAEDLSEGLNLATAEAHADIVTALFDAGARMTADSPSFLIGDNGRQHPSIVRYYLDHGLDPNCSVSNGEPLLRFMKDTKCAEELLSRGADPNRCGPKGVSPLACALGSISEEDTALFEALLSNGARLESTLFFHAIRPGESRGEFKTKLLLSKGLDPNTSSPEWGTPLHRAVYLARRSIVKVLLDAGADKTARSDCRQFHNQSPAEVAEWTIQRYPNSPELCSSLENILELLQSHER; translated from the exons ATGGCCCCCGGTGAGGCTTTCGTCGAAGCCTTTCATGATGCCTGCTTCGATGGTGACTTGCTGAAGACTCAGGAGGCCCTCGACAATGGACAGCTCAGTGCTGAGGACCTCAGCGAAGGACTCAATCTCGCAACCGCTGAGGCTCACGCAGATATAGTGACTGCACTATTTGATGCTGGGGCTCGAATGACAGCCGATTCACCGAGTTTCCTTATTGGTGACAATGGCCGGCAACACCCGAGCATCGTTCGTTACTATCTCGACCATGGTCTCGATCCGAATTGCAGCGTCTCTAATGGCGAGCCACTTCTACG GTTCATGAAAGACACTAAGTGTGCCGAAGAATTGCTCTCACGGGGTGCCGACCCCAACCGTTGTGGTCCTAAGGGAGTCAGTCCACTTGCTTGTGCTCTTGGGAGCATCAGTGAAGAAGATACGGCTCTATTTGAGGCCCTTCTTTCAAACGGGGCCAGGCTGGAATCcactcttttcttccatgcTATCCGACCGGGCGAGTCTCGGGGAGAGTTTAAGACAAAACTACTCCTCTCCAAGGGTCTTGATCCTAATACCTCATCACCGGAGTGGGGTACCCCACTTCACCGTGCTGTTTATTTGGCTAGGAGGAGCATTGTCAAGGTCCTATTAGATGCAGGAGCCGACAAGACCGCGCGATCTGATTGCAGACAATTCCATAATCAAAGCCCTGCCGAAGTAGCTGAGTGGACGATTCAACGTTACCCTAACTCTCCTGAGTTGTGTTCCTCACTCGAAAATATTctcgagcttcttcaatCCCACGAGCGCTAG